In uncultured Cohaesibacter sp., a genomic segment contains:
- the glgB gene encoding 1,4-alpha-glucan branching protein GlgB, which produces MTSYTSKRDAQSIQDGVHSNPFSVLGLQEWEGQPVVRVFIPGAVEVEVIDHETGALIEELERDDVAPDLFAKVITGKNGRFPYKIRARVGDHVWIQEDPYRFGPVIGELDEYLLGEGTHQALWKILGAHVITHEGVKGTHFAVWAPNARRASVVGNWNNWDGRRHAMRQRGVTGVWEIFIPQIGEGHAYKYELLNRQGQLLPLKADPVGFGSEHAPRTASIVRSLDGHEWRDDDWMKNREKTTKIDQPISIYEVHLGSWRRVQDEGNRPLSYYELSQQLVSYVKDMGFTHVELMPISEYPFDGSWGYQPVGLFAPTIRHGTLEEFRSMVDAFHAAGIGVLIDWVPGHFPEDAHGLAKFDGTALYEHEDRREGYHPDWNTLVYNYGRREVANFLSANALYWLKEHHVDGLRVDAVASMLYRDYSRNEGEWIPNKDGGRENYEAINFLRNTNLTAYQEVPGIMTIAEESTAFPGVSAPTNYGGLGFGYKWNMGWMNDTLRYMSHEPVHRKYHHHDMTFGMHYAYSENYILPLSHDEVVHGKGSLLSRMPGYPADQFANLRAYYGFMWAHPGKKLLFMGGEFAQGEEWNHNESLDWHLLQHDFQRGVQSLVRDLNRLYREEPALHKFDCKPKGFEWVECHSAESSVFAWIRHGEEGDAPVLVVCNMTPVERQNYRLGVPKAGRWVEILNTDSSLYAGGGRGNLGAAETEEIASHERPVSLSLTLPPLSTLYFKLEQA; this is translated from the coding sequence ATGACGTCATATACTTCGAAAAGAGATGCTCAGTCTATTCAGGATGGTGTCCATAGCAATCCATTTTCAGTTTTGGGGCTTCAGGAATGGGAGGGCCAGCCTGTTGTCCGGGTCTTTATTCCCGGCGCGGTCGAAGTTGAAGTCATTGATCACGAAACGGGCGCTCTGATCGAGGAACTGGAGCGCGATGATGTCGCCCCGGACCTGTTCGCCAAGGTCATCACCGGCAAGAATGGCCGTTTTCCATACAAGATCCGGGCCCGGGTTGGTGATCATGTCTGGATTCAGGAAGATCCATACAGGTTTGGCCCGGTGATTGGCGAGTTGGACGAATATCTGCTTGGCGAAGGGACACATCAGGCGCTCTGGAAGATACTGGGGGCGCATGTCATCACCCATGAAGGTGTGAAGGGGACCCATTTTGCGGTCTGGGCGCCCAACGCCCGCCGCGCCTCTGTCGTTGGCAACTGGAACAACTGGGATGGCCGCCGCCATGCCATGCGTCAAAGGGGCGTAACCGGCGTTTGGGAGATTTTTATTCCCCAGATCGGGGAAGGGCACGCCTATAAATATGAGCTGCTCAATCGACAGGGACAGTTGCTGCCCCTCAAGGCCGATCCCGTCGGCTTTGGTTCAGAACATGCTCCACGCACCGCATCGATTGTCCGCTCTCTGGATGGCCATGAATGGCGCGACGATGACTGGATGAAGAACCGGGAAAAGACCACCAAGATCGATCAGCCAATCTCTATCTATGAAGTGCATCTTGGTTCCTGGCGCCGTGTTCAGGATGAGGGCAACCGTCCCTTGTCCTACTATGAGCTTTCCCAGCAACTGGTGTCCTATGTCAAGGATATGGGCTTTACCCACGTGGAATTGATGCCCATCTCCGAATATCCGTTTGACGGATCATGGGGCTATCAACCGGTTGGCCTGTTCGCTCCGACCATCCGACATGGCACGCTGGAAGAATTCCGCTCGATGGTCGATGCCTTTCATGCCGCAGGCATCGGTGTCCTGATCGACTGGGTGCCGGGACATTTCCCCGAAGATGCCCATGGTCTGGCCAAGTTCGATGGCACCGCGCTTTATGAGCATGAGGATCGCCGCGAAGGCTACCATCCGGACTGGAACACGCTGGTTTATAATTACGGCCGCCGCGAGGTTGCCAATTTCCTTTCCGCCAATGCCCTTTATTGGCTCAAGGAGCATCACGTTGACGGACTGCGTGTCGATGCGGTTGCCTCCATGCTCTATCGAGATTATTCCCGCAATGAAGGGGAATGGATCCCGAACAAGGATGGCGGACGCGAGAATTATGAAGCCATCAACTTCCTGCGCAACACCAACCTGACGGCCTATCAGGAAGTGCCCGGCATCATGACGATTGCCGAAGAATCCACGGCCTTTCCCGGCGTCAGCGCACCAACCAACTATGGCGGGCTGGGCTTCGGCTATAAATGGAACATGGGCTGGATGAATGACACCCTGCGCTACATGTCTCACGAGCCGGTCCATCGCAAATATCACCATCACGACATGACCTTCGGCATGCATTATGCCTATTCGGAAAATTACATTCTGCCGCTCAGTCATGACGAAGTGGTCCATGGCAAAGGCTCACTGCTGAGCCGGATGCCGGGATATCCGGCTGACCAGTTTGCCAACCTGAGAGCCTATTACGGCTTCATGTGGGCTCACCCGGGCAAGAAGCTGCTCTTCATGGGCGGTGAGTTCGCGCAAGGGGAAGAATGGAACCACAATGAAAGCCTTGACTGGCATTTGCTCCAACATGATTTCCAGCGTGGGGTGCAGTCGCTTGTGCGCGATCTGAACCGTCTCTATCGCGAGGAACCCGCGCTTCACAAATTCGATTGCAAGCCAAAAGGGTTCGAATGGGTTGAATGCCATTCTGCCGAGAGCTCGGTTTTTGCCTGGATCAGACATGGCGAGGAGGGCGACGCCCCGGTTCTTGTGGTCTGCAACATGACGCCCGTCGAGCGCCAGAATTACAGGCTCGGGGTTCCCAAGGCGGGGCGTTGGGTGGAAATTTTGAATACCGATTCCAGCCTTTATGCAGGAGGAGGACGCGGCAATCTGGGGGCTGCCGAGACAGAAGAGATCGCATCTCATGAAAGACCTGTCTCCCTGTCTCTCACCTTACCACCGCTTTCTACGCTCTATTTCAAACTGGAGCAGGCCTGA
- the glgC gene encoding glucose-1-phosphate adenylyltransferase, producing MKLDRETSKLANQSMAFILAGGKGSRLQELTERRSKPAMYFGGKSRIIDFALSNAVNSGIRRIGIATQYKAHSLIRHLQRGWSFLREERNEFLDILPASQRMNDEAWYQGTSDAIYQNIDILESYGPKYIVILAGDHIYKQDYALMVRQHVETGADVTVGSIEVPLEEAKAFGVMKVDKNDRILEFVEKPANPPAMPNDPERALASMGIYVFEAKFLYDILREEACNPDTHHDFGKDIIPKLVKGGKAIAHPFSRSCIRSGLETKPYWRDVGTIDAFWEANIDLTDFIPELDIYDNDWPIWTHQELTPPAKFIHDEEGRRGQAVSSMVSGGCIISGSSLNRCLLFTGVKAHSFSKMSGVVALPYAEINRKAQLKDVVIDRDVKIPAGLVVGEDPELDAKRFRRSEKGICLITQSMIDKLDL from the coding sequence ATGAAACTCGATCGTGAAACATCGAAACTCGCCAACCAGTCCATGGCGTTCATTCTGGCTGGCGGCAAGGGGAGCAGGCTTCAGGAGCTGACTGAACGCCGATCCAAGCCTGCCATGTATTTCGGCGGCAAGAGCCGCATCATCGACTTTGCTCTCTCCAATGCCGTCAATTCCGGCATCCGACGCATTGGCATAGCCACACAATATAAGGCCCACAGCCTGATCCGCCATTTGCAAAGAGGCTGGAGCTTCCTGCGTGAAGAGCGAAACGAATTTCTCGATATCCTGCCCGCCTCTCAGCGCATGAATGACGAGGCCTGGTATCAGGGCACATCGGATGCGATCTATCAGAATATCGACATCCTCGAAAGCTATGGCCCGAAATATATCGTGATCCTCGCTGGAGACCATATTTACAAGCAGGATTACGCCTTGATGGTGCGCCAGCATGTGGAGACCGGCGCCGATGTGACCGTCGGGTCCATCGAGGTTCCACTCGAAGAAGCCAAGGCTTTTGGCGTCATGAAGGTGGACAAAAACGACCGCATTCTTGAATTTGTCGAGAAACCGGCCAACCCGCCTGCCATGCCGAATGATCCCGAACGTGCGCTGGCATCGATGGGCATCTATGTTTTTGAGGCCAAGTTCCTCTATGACATCTTGCGCGAGGAGGCCTGCAATCCCGATACCCATCACGATTTCGGCAAGGATATCATTCCCAAGCTGGTCAAGGGCGGCAAGGCGATCGCTCATCCTTTCAGTCGCTCCTGCATCAGATCCGGTCTGGAAACAAAGCCCTATTGGCGCGATGTGGGCACCATTGACGCTTTCTGGGAAGCCAATATCGATCTGACGGACTTCATTCCGGAACTGGATATCTACGACAACGACTGGCCGATCTGGACCCATCAGGAACTGACACCACCTGCCAAATTCATCCATGACGAAGAGGGCCGCCGTGGGCAGGCTGTTTCTTCCATGGTTTCGGGTGGCTGCATCATTTCGGGGTCCTCGCTCAATCGATGCCTTCTGTTTACCGGCGTCAAGGCGCATTCCTTCTCCAAGATGAGCGGCGTTGTCGCGCTGCCCTATGCCGAGATCAACCGCAAGGCACAGCTGAAGGATGTCGTCATCGACCGCGATGTGAAGATCCCGGCTGGCCTCGTTGTCGGCGAAGATCCCGAGTTGGACGCCAAGCGTTTCCGCCGCTCTGAAAAGGGCATTTGCCTGATAACCCAGTCCATGATCGACAAACTGGACCTGTAG
- the glgA gene encoding glycogen synthase GlgA, which yields MNILFVASECSPFVKTGGLADVIGSVPKALEQLDHTIKILLPAYPELKGWLKHGDVLLEMEELFGGPARVLAVRAKGLNLLLLDAPHLYDRNGSIYLDEEGFDWEDNPIRFGALSLIGAKIGLDGIGGWKPDIVHAHDWQAGLVPVYMKQSGRQAPPSIMTIHNIAFQGLFDGSVVETLGLSHDMFNPDGFEYWGHAGFLKGGLAYADKITTVSPTYAHELLTPEFGMGLEGLLKSRKSDLIGILNGIDLSVWDPQEDPALSKTYSPKSLKRKVANRQWLEQEFGLVSNPEAPLFGLVSRLTTQKGVDLLLEILPTIIERGARLVVLGAGDRKFEEAFTQAANSSPDHIGVKIGYSEDLAHSIQGGADAILVPSRFEPCGLTQLYGLRYGTIPVVAHTGGLADTVIDANAAALATKCATGIQFAPTTVEALELAIHRTCDLFLDSKRWKTMMRRAMTQEVGWNLSAELYADLYEALV from the coding sequence ATGAACATATTATTCGTTGCTTCCGAATGCTCACCATTCGTGAAAACCGGAGGCCTGGCTGATGTAATCGGTTCAGTGCCGAAGGCTCTTGAACAGCTTGATCACACGATCAAGATTTTGCTGCCAGCCTATCCCGAATTGAAGGGCTGGTTAAAGCACGGCGATGTTCTTCTGGAAATGGAAGAGCTCTTTGGTGGTCCCGCGCGCGTTCTGGCCGTGCGGGCCAAGGGGCTCAATCTCCTGCTGCTGGACGCCCCCCATCTTTACGACCGCAACGGCTCGATCTATCTCGATGAAGAGGGATTTGATTGGGAAGACAATCCCATTCGTTTCGGCGCTCTTTCGCTTATCGGTGCCAAGATTGGCCTTGATGGAATAGGCGGCTGGAAGCCCGACATTGTCCATGCCCATGACTGGCAGGCCGGTCTGGTTCCTGTTTACATGAAGCAATCCGGCCGTCAGGCTCCGCCATCCATCATGACCATCCACAATATCGCCTTTCAGGGACTGTTTGACGGCAGTGTCGTGGAGACCCTTGGTCTGTCGCATGACATGTTCAATCCCGATGGGTTTGAATATTGGGGACATGCCGGCTTCCTCAAGGGTGGGCTGGCCTATGCAGACAAGATTACCACCGTCAGCCCCACTTATGCCCATGAGCTTCTGACCCCGGAATTCGGCATGGGGCTGGAAGGATTGCTCAAGAGCCGCAAAAGCGATCTGATCGGTATCCTCAACGGCATCGACCTGTCTGTCTGGGATCCGCAGGAAGACCCAGCCCTTAGCAAGACCTACAGCCCGAAAAGCCTGAAGAGAAAAGTCGCCAATCGTCAATGGCTGGAGCAGGAATTCGGTCTTGTCAGCAACCCCGAAGCACCGCTTTTCGGTCTGGTTTCCCGATTGACAACCCAGAAAGGAGTCGATCTTCTGCTGGAAATTCTCCCCACAATCATCGAAAGAGGCGCCCGTCTTGTGGTGCTTGGCGCGGGAGACAGGAAATTCGAGGAAGCCTTCACGCAGGCCGCCAACAGTTCGCCGGATCATATTGGCGTCAAGATCGGCTATAGCGAAGATCTGGCGCACAGCATTCAGGGCGGAGCGGATGCCATTCTGGTGCCATCCCGTTTTGAACCTTGCGGGCTGACCCAGCTCTATGGTTTGCGTTATGGTACAATTCCGGTGGTCGCCCATACCGGCGGCTTGGCCGATACGGTTATTGATGCCAATGCGGCAGCTCTGGCAACGAAATGCGCTACCGGCATCCAGTTCGCCCCGACCACTGTGGAAGCTCTCGAACTGGCGATCCACCGCACATGTGATCTTTTCCTCGATAGCAAGAGATGGAAGACCATGATGCGCCGCGCCATGACGCAGGAAGTCGGCTGGAATCTCTCCGCGGAACTTTATGCAGACCTTTATGAAGCTCTGGTCTGA
- the glgX gene encoding glycogen debranching protein GlgX: MKYKISNGTPYRLGAFYDGEGTNFAVFSANASQIDLCLFSADGKKEIDRISLPERTGPVWHGYMHGLKPGTLYGYRAHGIYAPEQGHRFNSNKLLLDPYTREIFGKWTPSATLFGYQKGASGGDLTFGAADSAACVPKSVVSDPSLNDFLQTAAPALDGRDLIYEAHAKGLTKLHPDVPENLRGTYEGLASDAMIDHLLSLNVRAVELMPVHHFLDDEFLLDKNLVNYWGYNSIGFFALEPRYLGPDGIIGFRAMVQKLKAAGIQVYLDVVFNHTAEGDQNGPTLCFRGLDNAVYYRLISGQPRYYVNDTGCGNTVNVSHPYVLRLVLDSLRYWVLCMGVDGFRFDLATTVCREDYGFDLYGGFLDAIRQDPILSTVRLIAEPWDIGPGGYRLGGFPPEFSEWNDSYRDTTRKYWKGDPQTTPDLASRLLGSADKFDRAGRRAWSSVNFISAHDGFTIADITRYNNRHNQANGENNMDGHGANYSDNCGAEGETRDPVIRARRARRQRNFLATLFLSQGTPMLLAGDEIGNSQKGNNNAYCQDNEIGWVNWDKGDKVLKDFVAYLSQFRRDHKALRQDRFLHGAKRQQDDMRDVEWTDFGGFPLQWRDPGLSSFCLTLRCSAEAPSYEKDNDVVFVVFNRSNVAASVVLPSCPDGYRWVRALDTSQQTQYPSLETSQESTEVSGSSIVALILEADNAKP; the protein is encoded by the coding sequence ATGAAATATAAGATATCCAACGGAACACCTTACAGACTTGGTGCCTTTTATGACGGGGAGGGCACCAACTTTGCTGTCTTTTCCGCCAATGCCAGTCAGATTGACCTCTGTCTCTTTTCCGCAGACGGAAAGAAGGAAATCGACCGGATATCTTTGCCAGAAAGGACCGGTCCCGTATGGCATGGCTATATGCATGGCCTAAAGCCCGGAACGCTTTATGGCTATCGGGCCCATGGTATCTATGCGCCTGAGCAGGGACATCGTTTCAATTCCAATAAATTGTTGTTGGACCCCTACACCCGCGAGATTTTCGGCAAATGGACCCCATCGGCCACCCTGTTCGGATATCAGAAGGGAGCCAGCGGTGGCGACTTGACATTCGGTGCAGCCGATAGCGCGGCCTGTGTGCCCAAATCCGTCGTATCGGACCCTTCACTGAATGATTTCCTTCAGACCGCGGCACCCGCTCTGGATGGCAGAGATCTGATTTATGAAGCCCATGCCAAGGGCTTGACCAAGCTCCACCCGGATGTGCCGGAAAATCTGCGCGGCACCTATGAGGGCTTGGCCAGCGATGCCATGATCGATCATCTGCTCTCCCTCAATGTGCGCGCCGTAGAGCTGATGCCGGTGCATCATTTCCTTGATGACGAGTTTCTGCTCGACAAGAATCTTGTCAATTACTGGGGCTACAATTCCATCGGCTTCTTTGCTCTGGAACCCAGATATCTCGGGCCGGACGGGATTATCGGTTTCCGTGCCATGGTGCAGAAGCTGAAGGCAGCGGGCATTCAGGTTTATCTCGATGTGGTCTTCAACCACACCGCCGAAGGGGATCAGAATGGCCCCACGCTCTGTTTCCGCGGGCTTGACAATGCCGTCTATTATCGCCTGATCTCCGGCCAGCCGCGCTATTATGTCAATGATACCGGCTGCGGCAATACGGTGAATGTGTCACACCCCTATGTCTTGCGCCTTGTGCTCGATTCCTTGCGCTATTGGGTGCTCTGCATGGGGGTAGACGGTTTCCGCTTCGATCTGGCCACCACGGTGTGTCGTGAAGATTACGGCTTTGACCTTTACGGCGGTTTTCTCGATGCCATCCGGCAGGATCCTATCCTGTCCACCGTGCGCCTGATTGCCGAGCCATGGGATATCGGCCCCGGCGGTTATCGCCTTGGCGGCTTCCCGCCCGAATTCTCCGAGTGGAATGACAGCTATCGCGATACAACGCGCAAATATTGGAAAGGCGATCCGCAAACGACGCCTGATCTTGCTTCCCGTCTTCTGGGCTCGGCTGACAAGTTCGACCGGGCAGGGCGGCGGGCATGGTCTTCGGTCAATTTCATCTCTGCCCATGACGGTTTCACCATCGCCGATATCACGCGCTATAATAATCGCCATAATCAGGCCAATGGCGAGAATAACATGGACGGCCATGGCGCCAATTACAGCGACAATTGCGGCGCCGAGGGAGAAACCAGAGATCCGGTCATCCGCGCCCGACGCGCCCGGCGGCAACGCAATTTTTTAGCCACCCTGTTTCTCAGTCAGGGCACACCGATGCTGCTGGCTGGCGATGAAATCGGCAACAGCCAGAAGGGCAACAACAACGCCTATTGTCAGGACAATGAAATTGGTTGGGTGAACTGGGACAAGGGGGACAAGGTTCTCAAGGATTTTGTCGCCTATCTCAGTCAGTTCAGGCGAGATCACAAGGCCTTGCGGCAGGACCGTTTTCTGCATGGCGCCAAGCGGCAGCAGGATGACATGCGCGATGTTGAATGGACCGATTTCGGCGGTTTCCCGCTGCAATGGCGCGATCCGGGCCTCTCCAGCTTCTGTCTTACCTTGAGATGCTCGGCCGAAGCTCCGTCCTATGAAAAAGACAATGACGTGGTCTTTGTTGTTTTCAATCGAAGCAATGTTGCAGCCAGCGTTGTTCTGCCATCCTGTCCGGATGGCTATCGCTGGGTCAGGGCTTTGGATACGTCTCAGCAAACTCAATATCCAAGCCTGGAAACAAGTCAGGAATCGACCGAAGTTTCCGGTTCCTCCATCGTAGCCCTGATCCTAGAAGCGGATAATGCAAAGCCATGA
- the malQ gene encoding 4-alpha-glucanotransferase, with product MNQDKLNALAGYFGIHASYNDFDGHLVQTSVETQLAFLRANGLHLDSEAMLDEAVRFYINAEQDRWFPHELITGTGFDYQCNFGLGARWHILLDEDLSADIRDRVPADSLSGIADTHISLPPLPSGIHELVCEVGGRVEKVTLITAPLRAPSIEQLTGKGRVWGINAPLYGFRSRRNSGIGDFEDLARFAEYVHQLGGSFVGINPVHALGFSDHYAMSPYSPTHRGFINTQHIALDQFTGLGDLPQLRSILQAVEPQWTELRNSEQVEYQSHRVCQNAALRDIYNLFLQHAEPEALEALSAFRAAKGAYLERFALYEALSDHFGSHWHSWPAPYRDRHDKAITEARGRFANRIDFHIWLQWIASVQLGQTQKRASRAGGLGLYLDLAVGARRGGGESWCEHDSIAQGISLGAPPDQLGPDGQNWGLVAYAPKKLAENKYKSLRNIYRSAMEYAGVLRIDHVLGLNRSFWIPDGGIPGAYISQPLDIFLSILSIEANASKTAVIGEDLGLVPDGFRDSVQAHGIYGYSVLQYEKWPDGRFKHPNELREFSLASFSTHDTPTLKGFITGCDIKWRDQIRGSEQPSFDALEARRRDVEALATLDPDMSKHGDVSFEHLFPTIHGALANSQVAMLAVQLDDILGQEEAQNLPGTIDQHPNWRRKCVLLNEEMPDEPAFGQVAQMMKESGRGLEEE from the coding sequence ATGAACCAAGACAAGCTGAATGCACTTGCCGGTTATTTCGGAATACATGCTTCCTACAATGATTTCGATGGACATCTGGTTCAAACTTCAGTGGAAACACAGCTGGCCTTTCTGCGGGCCAATGGCTTGCATCTGGATAGCGAGGCGATGCTGGACGAGGCCGTCCGGTTTTATATAAATGCCGAACAGGATCGCTGGTTCCCTCATGAATTGATAACTGGCACCGGCTTTGATTATCAATGCAATTTCGGTCTTGGTGCCCGTTGGCACATCCTGCTGGATGAAGACCTTTCTGCCGATATCAGGGACAGGGTGCCTGCCGATAGTCTGAGCGGCATTGCTGATACCCATATTTCCTTGCCACCGCTACCATCGGGGATCCATGAACTGGTCTGCGAGGTTGGCGGGCGTGTTGAGAAGGTGACCCTGATCACCGCCCCCTTGCGTGCGCCATCCATAGAGCAACTGACCGGCAAAGGCAGGGTGTGGGGCATCAATGCGCCGCTCTATGGTTTCCGCTCAAGGCGCAACTCGGGTATCGGCGACTTCGAAGATCTGGCCCGTTTTGCCGAATATGTTCACCAACTGGGCGGAAGCTTTGTCGGCATCAATCCTGTTCATGCACTGGGCTTTTCCGATCACTATGCCATGAGCCCCTATTCGCCAACCCACAGGGGCTTTATCAATACCCAGCATATTGCTCTGGATCAGTTTACCGGTCTTGGTGATCTGCCCCAGTTGCGATCAATTCTGCAGGCGGTGGAACCGCAATGGACCGAATTGCGCAATTCCGAGCAGGTTGAATATCAGAGCCATCGGGTTTGCCAGAATGCCGCCTTGCGGGATATCTATAATCTGTTTCTGCAACATGCCGAACCTGAAGCTCTTGAGGCCCTGAGTGCCTTCAGGGCTGCCAAAGGGGCGTATCTGGAACGTTTTGCGCTCTATGAGGCCTTGTCAGACCATTTCGGCTCCCATTGGCATAGCTGGCCAGCGCCATATCGTGATCGTCATGACAAGGCGATTACCGAAGCCCGTGGGCGTTTTGCCAATCGCATCGACTTCCATATCTGGCTTCAATGGATTGCCAGCGTGCAACTGGGCCAAACCCAGAAGCGCGCCAGCCGCGCCGGTGGACTTGGTCTCTATCTCGACCTTGCCGTTGGTGCACGCAGGGGCGGCGGCGAAAGCTGGTGTGAGCATGACAGCATCGCACAAGGCATCTCTCTGGGGGCTCCGCCAGACCAATTGGGGCCTGATGGCCAGAATTGGGGGCTGGTTGCATATGCCCCGAAAAAGCTCGCCGAAAACAAATACAAGTCCTTGCGCAACATTTACCGCTCGGCAATGGAATATGCTGGCGTTCTGCGCATTGATCATGTGCTCGGCCTTAATCGCAGCTTCTGGATTCCGGATGGCGGAATTCCGGGGGCATATATCTCCCAGCCGCTGGATATTTTCCTTTCCATCCTGTCGATCGAGGCCAATGCGTCAAAAACGGCGGTCATCGGCGAAGATCTGGGCCTCGTGCCGGACGGTTTCCGCGATTCCGTACAGGCGCACGGCATCTATGGCTATTCTGTTCTGCAATATGAAAAATGGCCCGACGGTCGCTTCAAGCATCCCAATGAGCTGCGGGAATTCAGCCTCGCCAGCTTCAGTACCCACGACACACCGACCCTGAAGGGCTTCATTACCGGCTGCGACATCAAATGGCGCGATCAGATCCGGGGAAGCGAACAACCATCATTCGATGCTCTGGAAGCACGCAGGCGCGACGTGGAAGCATTGGCAACGCTGGATCCCGACATGAGCAAGCATGGGGATGTCAGCTTTGAGCATCTGTTTCCGACCATTCATGGGGCTCTTGCCAATTCGCAAGTGGCCATGCTCGCCGTGCAGCTGGATGATATCCTCGGGCAAGAGGAAGCCCAGAATCTGCCCGGCACCATCGACCAGCATCCCAACTGGCGCAGGAAATGCGTTCTGCTGAATGAAGAGATGCCCGACGAACCGGCGTTTGGTCAAGTCGCACAGATGATGAAGGAAAGCGGCCGCGGTCTGGAAGAGGAATAA
- a CDS encoding YARHG domain-containing protein — protein sequence MAAGILLMAPLLGISAFSNPAKAQAYRNMTCGELWYARNAIYARQGYCFKTVRARQVFGPRCYEPWGRLTPAQQRRVDQIIYWERYYGCRR from the coding sequence TTGGCAGCGGGCATCTTGTTGATGGCTCCCCTGCTCGGCATATCGGCTTTCAGCAATCCGGCCAAGGCACAGGCCTATCGCAACATGACTTGCGGCGAGTTATGGTATGCGCGTAATGCGATCTATGCCCGGCAGGGATATTGTTTCAAAACGGTGCGAGCAAGACAGGTCTTCGGCCCTCGTTGCTATGAGCCTTGGGGGCGGCTGACACCTGCGCAGCAAAGACGCGTTGACCAGATCATCTATTGGGAACGCTATTACGGGTGTCGACGCTAG